Sequence from the Gemmatimonas sp. genome:
GCCCAACACCAACAACAAGGGCAACAGGATGATCGTGGCCACAAACGCCACGACATCGGCCCGCACAATCGAAACCAGTCCGCCCGGGAGCACCGCCACCAGCACAACCATGGAAAGCACCGCCGACAAAGCCGGTACCGGCAACCACGCTGGCGCGAGGGGCGTAAAAAGCAGTGTGAGCGACTTGACGTAGGTGGCGGTGAAGCCGGTCATCGCGAGCAACAGCAGCAGCGATGCGGTGCGCCCGACGCCCTTCGAGTAGCGGACGGCGAACAGCTCGGCAACCGACAGGCGGTCGAACCGCTTCCAGGCGCGCGCCACGGTGATGGTATAGAACAGCAACCCCACGAGAAACACCGCGGGCAGGGCGAGCGCCATCGGGCCCGCCCCGTAGCCAGCCGCCGCGAAGGCGAGCAGAGTACTGGTGTTGAACTCGGTCATCACCAGGGTGGCCACCAGCGGGAATAGTGCCAGATCCCGGGAGGCCACCGTGAAGGACGTGGCCGACACAGACCGGCGCCATCCGGCGCCAGCCAGCAGGAGGAGCAAGGCCACAAACGTCGCGATATCGAGCGGACTGACGGCCATTCGTGTTGGTTGGAGAGCAGGAAAGCGGAACGCAGCAGGAGGAATCTGACTTAGTACGCCAGTCGTAACAGGTCAGACCTGAACGCCACCCATGGGAGTTGTGATGAACGGATTATCAGTCGTCGCGCGGACGCGACGGTGGTTGTCGGCCGTGCTGTACTTCACCGTCGTGATGATCGCCCCCCGCACGGCGTGGGGACAGGCGTCCACCGCGACGATCGAGGGGACGGTGCGCAGTCAGCCGGGAGCGCCGCTGGCCGGCGCGGAGGCGACCGGGCAGGGTATTCGCGCCGTCACCGACGCCGAAGGCCGGTTTCGCCTCGTGGTTGTGGGCGGATCACCGATCGTACTGACGGTGGTGGCCCGCGGCTACTCGCCGACGCGTGTCCCGGTAGGACCACTCGTCGCCGGCAGCGTGAAGTCGGTGTCGGTGGTGCTCACGTCGCTCGCGACACTGGATGCCGTGTCGGTCGTGGCCCCCCGTGTGCGGCCGCTCCTGAACACTGGCAATGCCGTCACGGGTGGGTCGATCGAATCGCGCGAACTGACGTCGCTGCCCACCGATGCGCGCGACCCCATCGCGCTGCTGTACAACATTCCCGGTATCGCCCAGGCGACGGGGTTCTTCGGCGACGCACCACGGCTGTCGTTCAATGGTGGCAACTCGCTGTACTCGCAGAACCTGCTCGATGGGCTCGACAACAATGAAGGCTTCCTCGGCGGTCCTCGGGTGGAGGTGCCGCTCGGCGCCATCGCGCGCATCGACGCCTTGGTCAACACCTACTCTACGCCACTCGGTCGCAGTCCTGACGGGATCGTCGACATCACCTCGGCGGCCGGTCGCGCCACGTTGGCCGGCGATCTGTTCCTGTATCAGCGGCCAGGTCGCCCGCTCGACGCCCGCGTCCCGGTCACGTTTGGTGCCGAACCGAATGCGCTGGCCCGCCGGCAAGAGGGCTTTCAGCGCGTGCAGGCTGGTGGATCGTTGCGTGGCGCGATCAACCCGGCGCGCACCTTCTTTGCCACCGCCGCCGAGTATACGCGCGAGCAGGAAGATCGCATCGGGTCCACCGCGCAGGCGCAATTTCTGGGCACGGAAACACGGCAGACGTGGAAGGGATATGGCCGGCTCGATCATGGCTGGTCGCCTACGCAGACCACCACCCTGCGTCTCGCGGCGAGCGCGGTGGATCGCGCTGGTGACGGCAGCGGTGTGCTCACGCCGGAAGCGGATATCACCACGCGCCGCATCGGCTCGTTGTCGGCGCTGATTCACCGTAGTGCGCTGCGCGACGGCCGTGCGTCGAATACGGCGAGTGTGCAGTTCGGTACCTTTCGGTGGTATTTCCCACCGGCACGCAGCGACTTTTCACGACCACAGGTCACCGTGCTCGCGCCCGATCTTTCCACGCAAGCGATTGTCGGCTCCAGCAACTTTGTATTCGATGAGACGGAACGGCAGTGGCAGGTGCGCGACGTCTTCGAGGCCGAGGTCGGCGAAGGTCATACACTGCGCGTGGGTGGTGATGTCATCGCGGGCGCGTTCCGCCTCGCGGCCGCCAGCACGAACCCCAACGGGTCGTATGTCGTGTTCAACGACGGCAACATTTCGCCGCAGGCGGGACGTCCGCTCTCGATCTCCGATATTCCGGCCAATGCGCGCGTGCAGTCGTACACGATCGATGCGCGCCCACAGCAGGTGAACCTGTCGCAGGCACTGTACAGCGCCTTCGTGGAAGACACGTGGCGCCCGACGCCGTCACTCACCGTGGTGGGCGGCCTTCGCTGGGACTACGATGATCTCACGTCGCGCGGCGAAAGCGATCCCGATCTCGACAACGTGCAGCCGCGCGTCTCGTTCAACTGGTCGCGGACGGGGCACGATGTGATTCGCGGTGGCGTGGGTCGCTACGCCGGCAAGCTGCCGTATGCGATCTATTCCGATGCCATACAGCTCGGGGCCTCCGGCAACGCCGTGCTGACGTTCAGTGGGGCGAGTGCGCCCGCGTTCGGTGCCGGCCCGCTGCCAGCGAACATTCCCAACGCGAATGTGCAGTCGGTGCCGCGCGAAATCTTCCGCACCTTTGCCCTCGGTCTCGAACAGCCGATGAGTTGGCAGACCACGCTGGGCTACCAGCGCCAGTTCGGCCGCGCGTGGGCCCTGAGTGCGGATCTGGTGTGGAGCGAGACGCAGAACCTGCCATGGATGGCCGATCTCAATCCGCTGGCGCGTCGACTCACCGTTGCCGACTCCGTACCGCGCACCTGCACGAGCGCGTTCTCGTGTCCCGGTGACGCGTCGCGGCCAAACAACCCGGCGACGTCCGGCTACCGGCGCGTGTCTACCGCGCAAAGTGGTGGATCGGCGCGCTACGTGGCGATGTACGTCGCGGCCCGTCGCGCTTTGACCGAGCACTGGCAACTCGATGCCAACTGGGTCTGGTCACGCGCGCAGAACAACACCGAGGACATCAACTTCTCTGCCACACAGGGCAACTGTTTCGACACGGATCGCATCGATGCCGTGACCGGTGCCGCGTGCACCAGTGATGAATGGGCCGATGCCAACAATGACCGTCGACATCGCGTGACGGTACGTTCCGTGTACGAGTCACCGCGCGGGTTCACAGTGAGCATGATCGGCGACGCGCAAACCGGTGTGCCGCTCAACCGCTTGGCCGGCGCGGTGAGCAGTGGCGGACTCGCACGGTACGACCTGTTGGGCTCGGGGCCGATTCGCGGAAACGGCTTCATTGGCAATGCCGACCGCTTCTTCGGCGTGGCGCGCAATGCCGAACGGTTGCCGGGCTTCGTGACCATCGGTGCCAGCGCCGCCTATCGCCCGCGCCTCAAGGCGTTGCGCGGCGTCGAGCTGCGGGCCGACGTGTTCAACCTGCTCAATACGTTGGCATGGGGCGGGTATGCGAATGGCATCGGTGGCGGCGGAAGTCGCACGCAGTTCGGCCGACCGGGCGACCCGGTGTACCTGTTCTCCGCCGCGCCGCCGCGTCAGTTCCAGTTTTCGGCCCGCTACCTCTTCGGCGATCGTGGCGCGCTCTGACCGACCCGCCGCGTGGCGCGTTAGCTTCGTGGCATGATCGACGAACCGTTTCGGCAATGGCTGGCGCGTCGCTGGAGTGCGCCGGCGGTGGCGCTGCATCGGGCAGGCATCACGGCCAACCAAGTCAGCGTGGTGGCGGCGGTCCTTGGTCTTACCGCCGCAGCGCTGGTGGCCGTGCAGTTGCCGGTGTTCGGCATCGTGCTCTGGCTCGTGAGCCGATTGCTGGACGGCTACGACGGCATGCTCGCGCGACTTGCGGCGAGCGCGTCGCTGTACGGGGGCTATCTCGATATTACGCTCGATATGCTTGCGTATTCCGCGATGGCGATCGCCTTCGCCATCGCGATGCCAGCCGACGTCGTGCTGTGGATGGTGGTGCTATTGGGCTACGTGCTGGCCATTACCACCACGCTCGCGCTGTCATCGCTCGCCGAGCGCGCCAACCGGACGCTCGAGGGAAACCGATCAATCCAATTCACGCGTGCGCTGGCCGAGGGCGGCGAAACCACCGCGGTGTACGTGGTGATTGCACTCGCCCCGTCGGTCAGTCGATACGTGTTGGTAGTCTGGATCGCGTTGCTTTCCATCACGGCCATTCAGCGCACGGCGCTCGCCCGACGGCTGTTGTCGTAGGGCGTCGGCTTCACGCAGCGCGCTCGGGCTACACCCTCAGGCTGCGCCCTCAGGGTGCGCCGTCAGCCTGCTCGCGGAAGTCATTGGCTTCATGGCCGGCCGTGCGGCCGGTGTTCGAGGAACCGGGGCGCGTGAACGGCGTGCCGGTGGCATCCTGCGAGGGCTGGTGCGCGGCATTGGCGCGGGACTGCGGCTGACGGTCGAATCGCATGAACATCGGGTGCTCCTGAAACGACGAAGGCCCCTCCGTGGGAAGGGCCTTGGCAGTGCTGACCAGGTCGCCCATCCCGTGAGAACTCGGGAGGGGCGGCGGTTGCGTCACATGGCGGCGACGACGAGGCCTCTCTCCCGGGTGCGTACAACTAGCACCGACGTAACGAGAATCGTTACGTCGGCGGGAATAAGGCTGATAAGTCGCGAAACTGCCGTG
This genomic interval carries:
- a CDS encoding CDP-alcohol phosphatidyltransferase family protein, with translation MIDEPFRQWLARRWSAPAVALHRAGITANQVSVVAAVLGLTAAALVAVQLPVFGIVLWLVSRLLDGYDGMLARLAASASLYGGYLDITLDMLAYSAMAIAFAIAMPADVVLWMVVLLGYVLAITTTLALSSLAERANRTLEGNRSIQFTRALAEGGETTAVYVVIALAPSVSRYVLVVWIALLSITAIQRTALARRLLS